A single region of the Hoeflea prorocentri genome encodes:
- a CDS encoding alpha/beta hydrolase, with the protein MQPMNFRIFLAVLMSIVVSATAANGESIQVRPYKDRLFAYPKVLESRDGGAFVKIDYRSARDINKRDQVPELRARRDYVSLRPKRQQRTLTIRSPEAAVETYEVGAAKKAKFAVIFIHGRGGDRRLGVKDWTFGGNFNRLKNLAVRNGGVYYSPTIPSFDRVGLEHLKTLVTYIRRTAPRAPIVLACGSMGSLLCWQGSNDPGISSRLSGIVILGGTGDESFLRSAAYHARVPVLFAHGSGDSVYDWRGQHALYERVLYATQQAYPIRFVLFQSGSHGTPIRMVDWRDTLNWMFKVGG; encoded by the coding sequence ATGCAGCCGATGAATTTCCGTATCTTCCTCGCCGTTTTGATGTCCATTGTCGTTTCCGCGACGGCGGCCAATGGCGAATCAATACAGGTGCGCCCGTATAAGGACCGCCTGTTTGCCTATCCCAAGGTGCTGGAAAGCCGGGATGGCGGAGCCTTCGTGAAAATCGACTACCGCAGCGCGCGCGACATAAACAAGCGCGATCAGGTTCCTGAACTGCGTGCCCGCAGAGACTACGTATCCCTGCGGCCAAAGCGGCAACAGCGTACCTTGACAATTCGTTCACCCGAGGCGGCGGTTGAAACCTATGAGGTGGGTGCGGCCAAGAAGGCCAAGTTCGCGGTCATCTTTATCCATGGACGTGGCGGCGACCGCAGGCTTGGCGTCAAGGACTGGACATTTGGCGGAAACTTCAATCGCCTGAAGAACCTCGCCGTCAGGAATGGCGGGGTCTATTATTCCCCGACTATTCCCAGCTTTGACAGGGTAGGCCTCGAGCACCTCAAGACGCTTGTCACCTATATCAGGCGCACTGCTCCGCGCGCCCCGATTGTCCTGGCCTGCGGCTCAATGGGCAGCCTTTTGTGCTGGCAGGGCAGCAATGACCCGGGAATATCGTCGCGATTGTCCGGCATCGTTATTCTAGGCGGGACGGGTGATGAGTCATTCTTGCGTAGCGCCGCCTATCACGCCAGGGTGCCGGTTCTATTTGCCCACGGAAGCGGTGACAGTGTCTATGACTGGCGCGGCCAGCACGCGCTGTATGAGCGGGTGCTCTATGCAACGCAGCAGGCGTATCCGATCCGATTTGTTCTGTTTCAAAGCGGCAGCCACGGCACCCCGATAAGGATGGTTGACTGGCGCGACACCCTGAACTGGATGTTCAAGGTCGGAGGATAA
- a CDS encoding P-II family nitrogen regulator, with translation MKKIEAIIKPFKLDEVKEALQEVGLQGITVTEAKGFGRQKGHTELYRGAEYVVDFLPKVKVEVVLADDTVEAAIEAIRNAAQTGRIGDGKIFVSSVEEVIRIRTGETGVDAI, from the coding sequence ATGAAAAAGATCGAAGCAATCATAAAACCATTCAAATTGGACGAGGTGAAGGAAGCCCTGCAAGAAGTCGGCCTGCAAGGTATTACCGTTACCGAGGCCAAGGGTTTCGGACGGCAAAAGGGCCATACGGAACTCTATCGCGGCGCCGAATATGTCGTCGACTTCCTGCCGAAGGTCAAAGTAGAAGTCGTACTGGCTGACGACACCGTCGAAGCGGCAATCGAAGCGATCCGCAATGCGGCGCAGACCGGCCGTATCGGAGACGGAAAGATCTTTGTATCGAGCGTCGAAGAAGTTATCCGCATCAGGACCGGTGAAACCGGCGTCGATGCAATCTGA
- a CDS encoding NAD(P)H-hydrate dehydratase has product MPPHTYHAPLPIVTPQTMGRIDAAAIGSGIEGYRLMLIAGSAISACVLEYYSEAVGAIVLCGPGNNGGDGYVAARYLAEAGMPVLLYSSIEPERLKGDAGRARADWSGPVYPLEELDCMPGYVVVDALFGAGLDRPIEGLIEETIAAITASALPVVAADLPSGISGRTGQVQGTALQAEHTVTFAALKPGHLLLPGAGCSGETHLVDIGIPRRVIDEHNEAMWRNDPALWGADLPVTGAAGHKYTRGHLCVFSGSFSHTGAARLAAHSALRSGAGLVTVLSPSSAVAANASHLTAVMLRKVEDQSDLDELLVDQRLGGFVLGPGFGIGEKLRQFALSIVKAGRSCVLDADGISAFSDGPEMLFALCRENPLNTVLTPHDGEFARLFPDLHADAELSKVDRARKAAERANAVILYKGADTVIAGPDGRVVINNNAPPWLATAGSGDCLAGIVGALLVQQMPPFEAAAAAAFLHGEAGKRAGEGLIADDLPDAIPPLTHYQSDNRGRG; this is encoded by the coding sequence ATGCCGCCTCACACTTACCATGCACCGCTGCCAATCGTGACACCGCAAACAATGGGGCGCATTGACGCAGCGGCCATCGGTTCGGGCATAGAGGGTTACCGCCTGATGCTGATTGCCGGCTCGGCGATCTCCGCATGTGTACTTGAGTACTATTCCGAGGCAGTGGGTGCCATCGTGCTGTGCGGACCGGGCAATAATGGCGGTGATGGCTATGTTGCCGCCCGATATCTCGCCGAAGCCGGTATGCCCGTGCTGCTCTATTCCAGTATCGAGCCGGAACGGTTGAAGGGTGATGCTGGCCGCGCGCGCGCGGATTGGAGCGGGCCGGTGTATCCGCTGGAGGAATTGGATTGCATGCCCGGCTATGTTGTGGTCGATGCCCTTTTTGGAGCCGGTCTTGATCGTCCGATTGAGGGTCTGATTGAAGAAACGATAGCGGCAATCACAGCGTCCGCTTTGCCGGTTGTTGCCGCCGACCTGCCATCCGGAATTTCAGGCAGGACGGGACAGGTCCAGGGCACCGCACTGCAGGCTGAGCACACGGTTACCTTTGCAGCCCTGAAACCGGGGCACCTGCTATTGCCTGGCGCCGGGTGCTCCGGTGAAACACATCTTGTCGATATCGGAATTCCCCGACGGGTCATTGATGAACATAATGAGGCCATGTGGCGCAATGATCCGGCGCTCTGGGGCGCGGACCTGCCGGTGACAGGAGCAGCCGGCCACAAGTACACAAGGGGTCATCTGTGTGTGTTCAGCGGATCGTTCTCGCACACGGGTGCGGCCCGGCTGGCCGCCCATTCGGCGTTGAGGTCCGGAGCGGGTCTCGTCACCGTGCTTTCTCCTTCCTCCGCGGTCGCGGCGAACGCCTCCCATCTGACCGCCGTCATGCTACGCAAGGTGGAGGATCAATCTGATCTTGACGAATTGCTCGTCGACCAGCGCTTGGGAGGCTTTGTTCTCGGGCCGGGTTTCGGCATAGGCGAAAAGCTGAGACAATTCGCATTGAGCATCGTGAAGGCCGGCCGCTCTTGCGTGCTGGACGCGGACGGAATTTCCGCCTTCAGCGATGGTCCCGAGATGCTTTTTGCGCTGTGCCGGGAAAACCCTTTAAACACGGTGTTGACGCCGCATGACGGCGAATTTGCCCGTCTGTTTCCTGATCTTCATGCCGATGCGGAACTGTCCAAGGTCGATCGCGCAAGAAAAGCTGCGGAAAGAGCCAATGCCGTCATCCTTTACAAGGGAGCAGACACAGTGATCGCTGGACCGGACGGTCGGGTCGTCATCAACAACAATGCGCCGCCCTGGTTGGCGACGGCTGGATCCGGTGATTGCCTGGCGGGTATCGTCGGAGCGCTTCTTGTACAGCAGATGCCGCCGTTTGAGGCTGCCGCTGCAGCGGCCTTTCTCCATGGCGAGGCCGGGAAAAGGGCAGGGGAAGGGCTGATCGCTGATGACCTGCCGGACGCCATACCGCCCCTCACGCATTACCAATCCGATAATCGAGGGCGGGGATAA
- a CDS encoding cupin domain-containing protein, translating to MVQQTGKPVVGNLTAGLPAEILREEVFDVLHARSNLRIERIISTGQMTPEGEWYDQDDDEWVAVIEGSARLQIEGEGDERELGEGDWIFLPAHCRHRVTWTRQRPPTVWLAIHHRPDED from the coding sequence GTGGTTCAGCAAACAGGCAAGCCTGTCGTCGGCAATCTGACTGCCGGACTTCCCGCCGAGATCCTCAGGGAGGAAGTTTTTGATGTCCTCCATGCGCGCTCGAACCTGCGCATCGAGCGCATCATCTCGACAGGACAGATGACCCCGGAGGGCGAATGGTACGACCAGGACGACGACGAGTGGGTCGCCGTCATCGAAGGTTCGGCAAGGCTGCAAATAGAAGGTGAAGGCGACGAACGGGAACTCGGTGAAGGGGATTGGATATTTCTACCTGCCCATTGCCGCCACAGGGTGACCTGGACCCGGCAGAGACCGCCGACAGTCTGGCTGGCAATCCATCATCGACCGGATGAGGATTAG
- the gcvH gene encoding glycine cleavage system protein GcvH, translating to MGTTFYTEDHEWIRVDGDQAVVGITNYAQEQLGDIVFVELPEAGRKVAKAETVIVVESVKAASDVYSPVGGEVLAVNDKLEAEPGLINEAAESDGWLMKLRLDDKAELEGLMDKAAYDATTG from the coding sequence ATGGGAACAACCTTCTACACCGAAGATCATGAGTGGATCCGCGTCGATGGCGATCAGGCTGTTGTCGGCATAACCAACTACGCGCAGGAACAACTTGGCGACATTGTTTTCGTTGAGTTGCCCGAAGCGGGACGCAAGGTTGCGAAGGCCGAGACGGTTATTGTGGTCGAATCGGTCAAGGCGGCCTCCGACGTCTATTCCCCGGTCGGCGGTGAGGTACTGGCTGTCAACGACAAGCTCGAGGCAGAACCCGGGCTGATTAACGAGGCCGCTGAATCAGACGGCTGGCTCATGAAGCTACGGCTCGACGACAAGGCAGAACTCGAGGGCCTGATGGACAAGGCCGCCTATGACGCCACAACCGGCTAG
- the glnA gene encoding type I glutamate--ammonia ligase, translating into MTSASDILKQIKDNDIKFVDLRFTDPRGKMQHVTMDSSVVDEDMFADGVMFDGSSIAGWKAINESDMVLMPDTASVHTDPFFAQSTMAIMCDILDPISGEPYNRDPRGTAKKAEAYLQASGVGDTVYVGPEAEFFVFDDVRFSTDPYNTGFALDSSELPSNTDAEYEVGNLGHRPRTKGGYFPVPPVDSAQDMRSEMLTVMAEMGVTVEKHHHEVAAAQHELGIMFDTMTRNADKLQIYKYVVHQVAHAYGKTATFMPKPVYGDNGTGMHVHQSIWKGGKPTFAGDEYAGLSETCLYYIGGIIKHAKALNAFTNPSTNSYKRLVPGYEAPVLLAYSARNRSASCRIPFGSSPKSKRVEVRFPDPTANPYLAFAAMLMAGMDGIKNKLHPGDAMDKDLYDLPPQELKEIPTVSASLREAVENLDADREFLTAGGVFSDDQIDAYVELKMEEVIRFEHTPHPVEFDMYYSV; encoded by the coding sequence ATGACCAGTGCCTCTGATATCCTCAAGCAGATCAAAGACAACGACATCAAGTTTGTCGACCTGCGTTTCACCGATCCACGCGGCAAGATGCAGCACGTTACGATGGATTCCAGTGTCGTTGACGAAGACATGTTTGCCGATGGCGTCATGTTTGACGGTTCGTCGATTGCCGGTTGGAAGGCCATCAATGAATCCGACATGGTTCTGATGCCCGATACCGCATCGGTTCATACCGACCCGTTCTTCGCACAGTCCACCATGGCAATCATGTGCGACATCCTCGACCCGATCTCCGGCGAGCCCTATAACCGCGACCCGCGCGGGACAGCCAAAAAAGCTGAAGCCTACCTTCAGGCATCCGGCGTCGGCGATACGGTTTATGTCGGCCCGGAAGCCGAGTTCTTCGTCTTCGACGATGTTCGGTTCTCAACCGACCCTTACAATACGGGCTTTGCCCTCGACAGCTCCGAACTGCCGTCCAATACCGATGCGGAATATGAGGTCGGAAACCTCGGCCACCGTCCGCGGACAAAGGGCGGATATTTCCCCGTACCGCCGGTCGACAGCGCCCAGGACATGCGCTCTGAAATGCTGACCGTGATGGCCGAGATGGGCGTTACCGTTGAAAAGCACCACCATGAGGTGGCTGCCGCTCAGCATGAGCTCGGCATCATGTTCGACACGATGACCCGCAATGCCGACAAGCTGCAGATCTACAAGTATGTCGTCCACCAGGTGGCGCACGCTTACGGCAAAACGGCAACCTTCATGCCGAAGCCGGTCTATGGCGACAACGGAACCGGAATGCACGTTCACCAGTCGATCTGGAAAGGCGGCAAGCCGACATTTGCAGGCGATGAATATGCCGGCCTTTCGGAAACCTGCCTCTATTACATCGGTGGCATCATCAAGCACGCCAAAGCGCTCAACGCCTTCACCAACCCGTCCACCAACTCCTACAAGCGTCTGGTGCCGGGTTACGAGGCGCCGGTTCTTCTGGCCTATTCGGCCCGCAACCGTTCGGCGTCCTGCCGCATACCTTTCGGCTCATCGCCGAAGTCGAAGCGTGTTGAAGTTCGCTTCCCCGACCCGACGGCCAACCCGTATCTGGCCTTTGCAGCCATGCTGATGGCCGGCATGGACGGCATCAAGAACAAGCTGCATCCGGGCGATGCGATGGACAAGGACCTTTACGACCTGCCGCCGCAGGAACTGAAGGAAATTCCGACCGTTTCCGCTTCCCTGCGTGAAGCCGTCGAAAACCTCGACGCTGATCGCGAGTTCCTGACAGCCGGTGGCGTCTTCTCGGACGACCAGATCGACGCCTATGTGGAACTGAAGATGGAAGAAGTCATCCGTTTCGAACACACACCGCACCCGGTTGAGTTCGACATGTACTACTCCGTCTAA
- the lpxB gene encoding lipid-A-disaccharide synthase: MSSRPLKLAIIAGEPSGDLLGADLIASLHEHYGAVELIGVGGEAMAAQGLKSLFDYHDLSIVGVGQIVAQLPKLLSHLRKASRAVIAARPDVLVIIDSPEFTHRVARRARATLPDLPIINYVCPTVWAWKPERAPRMRAYVDHVLSIFPFEAEVVERLGGPPLTYVGHRLATDASLLAAASHQRSRRALTVSPEEPVSQEPLCLIMPGSRSGELKRLLPDFSETAHVLAERMPGVRFQIPTLPRLEDKVRAGVAEWTVPVRVTTSAEEKVEAFAQADVALAASGTVLLELALVGVPCVSAYRVDPLSMLIAHRITAWTAALPNFIADYPLINEYMAQMIRPPLIARRLERLLHESAERHEMLQGFDIVREKMTVDKPPADIAAAVVAELISPATTGSS, from the coding sequence ATGTCGTCCCGTCCGCTCAAACTTGCCATCATCGCCGGTGAACCGTCCGGCGATTTGCTCGGCGCCGATCTGATAGCATCGCTGCACGAACACTATGGCGCGGTCGAGTTGATCGGGGTGGGCGGCGAAGCCATGGCGGCACAGGGGCTGAAATCGCTTTTCGATTACCACGACCTGTCGATCGTCGGCGTCGGCCAGATCGTGGCGCAGCTTCCAAAGCTTCTGTCGCATCTAAGGAAGGCATCCAGGGCCGTGATAGCCGCGCGACCCGATGTGCTTGTCATCATCGACAGTCCCGAGTTTACACACCGGGTTGCCCGGCGTGCACGGGCGACGTTGCCGGATTTGCCGATCATCAACTATGTTTGCCCCACCGTATGGGCTTGGAAGCCGGAACGTGCGCCTCGCATGAGAGCCTATGTGGATCACGTTCTGTCGATCTTCCCCTTTGAAGCCGAAGTCGTGGAACGCCTTGGTGGCCCACCATTGACCTATGTCGGTCATCGCCTTGCCACCGATGCATCCTTGCTGGCTGCTGCCTCGCATCAGCGGTCGCGGCGCGCGCTGACGGTGTCCCCTGAAGAGCCCGTGTCCCAAGAGCCGCTATGCCTGATTATGCCCGGCTCGCGCAGCGGCGAGCTCAAGAGGCTTCTCCCCGACTTTTCTGAAACAGCGCATGTGCTGGCCGAGCGGATGCCGGGCGTGCGGTTTCAGATACCGACCCTGCCACGCCTTGAAGACAAGGTGAGGGCAGGCGTGGCCGAATGGACTGTGCCGGTCCGCGTGACGACGTCTGCGGAAGAGAAGGTAGAGGCATTTGCCCAGGCAGACGTTGCACTCGCGGCATCCGGAACCGTTTTGCTTGAGCTTGCGCTGGTTGGCGTTCCGTGTGTTTCGGCCTATCGGGTCGATCCCTTGTCGATGTTGATTGCTCATCGCATCACGGCCTGGACGGCCGCATTGCCGAATTTCATTGCCGACTATCCACTTATCAACGAGTACATGGCCCAGATGATCAGGCCGCCCCTGATAGCCCGGCGTCTTGAGAGACTGCTTCACGAATCGGCCGAGCGCCACGAGATGCTGCAGGGCTTTGACATCGTGCGCGAGAAAATGACCGTGGACAAACCACCGGCGGACATAGCGGCCGCCGTGGTTGCTGAACTGATAAGCCCCGCAACCACCGGCAGTTCCTGA
- the gcvT gene encoding glycine cleavage system aminomethyltransferase GcvT — protein sequence MFGTRMAKQLPLKNLHTEAGARFGLFAGYDMPITYPLGVMKEHLHTREAAGLFDISHMAHLEVRGPQAADLVARACPYASAAQGCRTGRYTFMLNENAGMIDDLIVSRLESDRYLVVANGACAEKDLAHLELLAEDFDAQVTQIPRVFLALQGPKAAATLGKIFPEVVKLLFMQVKELDDGTFISRSGYTGEDGFEIALSLEAAEPFARQLADMPDVEWIGLGARDSLRIEAGLPLYGQDMDEETDPVTAGLIWAVPKDLRNGGTYLGADALREVVSNGASQKRIGLKPDGRAPVRAGSHLYAGEETEAAAVGIVTSGGFGPSCGHPVAIARIHSDHGTVGDRVFAEVRGKRLACSVEKMPFVAHNYYRGEQ from the coding sequence ATGTTTGGAACCAGAATGGCAAAACAGCTACCGCTCAAAAATCTTCATACCGAGGCAGGCGCCCGTTTCGGGCTGTTTGCGGGCTATGACATGCCGATCACCTACCCGCTTGGCGTTATGAAGGAGCATCTTCATACCCGAGAAGCGGCGGGACTGTTCGACATTTCGCATATGGCGCATCTCGAGGTGCGGGGACCACAGGCCGCCGACCTTGTTGCCCGTGCCTGCCCCTATGCATCCGCGGCACAGGGATGCAGAACAGGTCGATACACCTTCATGCTTAACGAAAATGCCGGGATGATCGACGACTTGATTGTCAGTCGGCTGGAGAGCGACCGTTACCTGGTCGTGGCCAATGGTGCCTGCGCCGAAAAGGATCTCGCGCATCTTGAATTGCTCGCAGAAGACTTCGATGCTCAGGTTACGCAGATTCCGCGCGTCTTTCTGGCGCTGCAAGGGCCGAAGGCAGCCGCGACACTCGGGAAGATATTTCCTGAGGTCGTGAAGCTCCTGTTCATGCAGGTTAAGGAGCTTGATGACGGAACCTTTATCTCCCGCTCAGGCTATACCGGGGAAGATGGGTTTGAAATTGCCTTGTCGCTTGAGGCAGCGGAGCCGTTCGCCAGACAATTGGCGGATATGCCGGACGTCGAATGGATTGGCCTTGGCGCGCGCGACAGCCTGCGGATCGAAGCCGGCCTTCCCCTTTACGGTCAGGACATGGACGAGGAAACCGATCCGGTTACCGCCGGCTTGATCTGGGCTGTACCAAAGGACTTGAGAAATGGCGGCACCTATCTCGGCGCCGATGCCCTCCGCGAGGTGGTTTCGAACGGAGCCAGTCAAAAGCGTATTGGTCTCAAACCGGATGGCCGTGCACCGGTGCGCGCGGGATCGCACCTATACGCCGGTGAGGAGACGGAAGCCGCGGCAGTCGGCATCGTAACCTCCGGCGGGTTCGGACCATCCTGCGGGCATCCGGTAGCCATTGCCCGAATTCATTCTGACCATGGAACAGTTGGAGACCGCGTTTTCGCCGAGGTTCGCGGAAAACGGCTCGCCTGCTCTGTCGAGAAAATGCCCTTTGTGGCGCACAATTACTATCGAGGAGAACAATAA
- the gcvP gene encoding aminomethyl-transferring glycine dehydrogenase produces the protein MTAHSHKKARESTDQVLPFAARHNGPTPADVRTMLTTIGVPSVETLINQTVPEQIRLSGELDLPSPSDEHDALEELRSIIEQNVEARSFIGQGYYGCRVPAVIQRNMFENPAWYTAYTPYQPEISQGRLEMLFNFQTLVSELTGLPVANASLLDEATAVAEAAGIAYRHHRMKRHTVKIASPLHSQSAAVLATRMEPLGIKIAEGEPDEDTAAVVFSWPDTFGCFEDPREHVDAAKKAGALVIVVTDPLALTLLEPPGHWGADIVVGSAQRFGVPMGFGGPHAAYMGVSQPLTRLMPGRLVGESVDARGNPAYRLALQTREQHIRRDKATSNICTAQALLANMSAAYAIWHGPDGLRAIAQRAARYASRFAESLVAAGFELVSDRFFDTLTVRTEGKAEDIHKRAHDAGYLLRTIDRDRIGLSFDETTSEADFQALCEVFGIEATDAGDRGHLPPQTRHEAFLTQPIFNAIRSETEMMRYLRKLADMDLALDRAMIPLGSCTMKLNAAAELAPVSWRKIGNIHPLAPKPHSTGYRKMIADLESWLCEITGFAAVSLQPNAGSQGEFAGLAAIRHYHASKGDEHRDVCLIPSSAHGTNPASASMSGMRIVMVACTEAGDVDIHDLKAKAKEHEDKLAALMITYPSTHGVFETQIKDICEVVHDHGGQVYFDGANLNAMIGLAKPFDIGADVCHMNLHKTFCIPHGGGGPGIGPIGVAAHLKPFLPGDPLDTDSNAVAAAMFGSASILPISWMYIRMMGAAGLKSASQIAVLSANYLAARLEGRFDILYRGHKDRVAHECIVDTRPFKESAGVSVEDIAKRLIDYGFHAPTMSWPVAGTLMIEPTESEPLAELDRFCDAMLSIREEIAHIETGEWTREDNPLVNAPHTAVEAVSWEHGYDAMTAVAPTGPAQLSSKYWPPVARVDNVFGDRNLVCTCPPIEQLAS, from the coding sequence ATGACAGCGCACAGCCACAAGAAGGCAAGGGAATCCACGGATCAGGTCCTGCCTTTTGCAGCCCGGCACAACGGACCGACACCTGCAGATGTCAGAACCATGTTGACGACAATCGGCGTGCCGTCGGTTGAAACGCTGATCAATCAGACGGTTCCTGAACAGATCCGCCTGTCCGGCGAACTGGACCTTCCGTCACCTTCAGATGAACATGACGCTCTCGAAGAACTCAGAAGCATCATTGAACAGAATGTGGAAGCACGCTCCTTTATCGGACAAGGCTATTATGGGTGCCGTGTTCCTGCTGTCATTCAACGCAACATGTTTGAAAATCCCGCCTGGTATACGGCCTATACGCCTTATCAGCCGGAGATCAGCCAAGGCCGTCTGGAGATGCTGTTCAATTTCCAGACGCTTGTCAGCGAATTGACGGGGTTGCCCGTTGCCAATGCCTCGCTGCTTGACGAGGCAACAGCCGTTGCGGAGGCCGCGGGCATCGCCTATCGCCATCATCGTATGAAGCGGCATACCGTCAAAATTGCGTCGCCCCTCCATTCGCAGTCGGCTGCAGTCCTTGCAACCCGAATGGAGCCGTTAGGCATCAAGATCGCCGAGGGAGAACCTGACGAGGACACTGCTGCTGTTGTTTTCTCATGGCCTGATACGTTCGGATGTTTCGAAGACCCGAGAGAACATGTGGATGCGGCAAAGAAAGCCGGCGCGCTGGTGATTGTTGTGACGGATCCGCTTGCCCTCACCTTGCTTGAACCGCCCGGTCACTGGGGTGCGGATATAGTTGTCGGCTCGGCTCAGCGCTTCGGTGTACCCATGGGATTCGGTGGCCCGCATGCCGCTTATATGGGCGTATCGCAACCGTTGACCCGCCTCATGCCCGGACGGCTCGTAGGCGAGTCGGTCGACGCGCGTGGCAATCCCGCCTACCGGCTGGCGCTTCAGACCCGGGAACAGCACATACGCCGAGACAAGGCCACATCCAATATATGCACCGCACAAGCTTTGCTGGCCAACATGTCGGCCGCCTATGCCATCTGGCACGGACCGGACGGGCTTCGCGCGATCGCACAACGTGCCGCCAGATACGCCAGCAGGTTTGCTGAAAGCCTGGTTGCAGCGGGCTTCGAACTCGTGTCCGACCGTTTCTTCGACACGCTTACCGTTCGAACCGAGGGCAAAGCGGAAGACATACACAAGCGTGCGCATGATGCCGGCTACCTTCTGCGGACAATCGACAGAGACAGGATCGGACTGTCGTTTGACGAGACCACGTCCGAGGCGGACTTCCAGGCTTTGTGCGAGGTTTTCGGAATTGAGGCTACTGACGCTGGCGATAGAGGACATCTGCCACCGCAAACACGTCATGAAGCATTCCTAACTCAACCCATATTCAACGCTATCCGTTCGGAAACGGAGATGATGCGGTATCTGCGGAAGCTGGCGGATATGGATCTGGCGCTCGATCGGGCCATGATCCCGCTTGGATCCTGCACAATGAAGCTGAATGCCGCGGCGGAACTTGCGCCGGTCAGCTGGCGCAAAATCGGCAATATCCACCCGCTGGCGCCCAAACCGCACAGCACCGGCTATCGCAAAATGATCGCCGACCTTGAAAGCTGGCTGTGCGAAATAACGGGTTTCGCGGCCGTCAGCTTGCAGCCCAATGCCGGCAGCCAAGGCGAATTCGCCGGTTTGGCCGCTATTCGTCACTATCATGCCTCTAAAGGGGATGAGCATCGCGATGTGTGCCTGATACCGTCTTCTGCACATGGCACAAACCCGGCAAGCGCGTCCATGTCGGGTATGCGCATCGTCATGGTCGCCTGCACCGAGGCCGGAGATGTAGACATCCATGATCTGAAGGCGAAAGCCAAGGAGCATGAAGATAAGCTGGCTGCACTGATGATCACCTATCCATCGACGCACGGTGTTTTCGAGACGCAAATCAAGGACATCTGCGAGGTTGTGCATGATCATGGAGGTCAGGTCTATTTCGACGGGGCGAACCTCAATGCGATGATCGGACTTGCAAAGCCCTTCGACATCGGGGCCGATGTCTGCCACATGAATCTGCACAAAACCTTCTGCATACCGCACGGCGGAGGTGGGCCGGGCATCGGACCGATCGGCGTTGCCGCACATCTGAAGCCGTTTCTTCCGGGTGATCCGCTTGATACGGACAGCAATGCCGTAGCGGCGGCGATGTTCGGCAGTGCATCAATCCTGCCGATTTCCTGGATGTATATCCGCATGATGGGCGCGGCGGGGTTAAAGAGCGCATCGCAGATAGCTGTGCTTTCCGCCAACTATCTGGCCGCTCGTCTTGAGGGGCGTTTTGACATTCTTTACCGCGGCCACAAGGATCGGGTCGCGCATGAATGCATTGTCGACACGCGCCCTTTCAAGGAAAGCGCCGGCGTCAGTGTCGAGGATATTGCGAAGCGGTTGATCGACTACGGTTTCCATGCGCCGACCATGTCATGGCCGGTTGCCGGAACCCTGATGATCGAACCGACGGAATCCGAACCGCTGGCCGAGCTCGACCGGTTTTGTGACGCAATGCTTTCGATCCGCGAAGAAATCGCCCACATCGAAACCGGCGAATGGACCCGGGAAGACAATCCCCTGGTCAACGCGCCGCATACGGCCGTTGAAGCTGTTTCCTGGGAGCACGGATATGATGCGATGACAGCCGTCGCACCAACCGGGCCGGCCCAACTGTCATCGAAATACTGGCCTCCGGTCGCCCGCGTGGACAATGTATTCGGAGATAGGAATCTTGTCTGTACGTGCCCGCCCATAGAACAGTTGGCGAGCTAG